In one Pseudomonas sp. 31-12 genomic region, the following are encoded:
- a CDS encoding DUF2092 domain-containing protein, which yields MKTQPSVFCLMVTLALAPGARAEEAPPADTAPTINPQVVDKLIDMGDYLRSLSKFQVDAEVSRDTVLETGQKIKSEAATTLKVLGHDRMYARTEGDIRTREFFYNGKKLTQYSPYLKYYTTVDAPPKVAEALHMIEDHYGIQIPMEDLFLFGSDQAQIDALKEALYVGPSTINGQLCDHLAFRQEGVDWQLWITRSEKPLPCKLVITTTDEKSFPEYSAVYRWNLKPGLQESMFTFKPAKGDVAIPLKKAAEQGGE from the coding sequence ATGAAAACCCAACCCAGTGTTTTCTGCCTGATGGTCACCCTGGCCCTTGCTCCGGGGGCTCGCGCCGAAGAAGCACCCCCGGCGGACACTGCCCCGACGATCAACCCTCAGGTGGTCGACAAGTTGATTGATATGGGCGACTACCTGCGCAGCCTGTCGAAGTTTCAGGTCGACGCCGAAGTGTCCCGCGATACCGTTCTGGAGACCGGTCAGAAGATCAAGTCCGAGGCGGCCACGACCCTGAAAGTGCTTGGGCATGATCGAATGTACGCCAGGACAGAAGGCGATATTCGAACGCGGGAATTTTTCTACAACGGCAAGAAACTGACCCAGTACTCACCGTACCTCAAGTACTACACCACGGTGGATGCTCCGCCCAAGGTGGCCGAAGCCCTGCACATGATCGAAGACCATTACGGTATTCAGATCCCCATGGAAGACCTGTTTCTGTTTGGCAGCGATCAGGCGCAGATCGATGCCCTGAAAGAAGCCCTGTACGTTGGGCCCTCGACGATCAATGGTCAGCTCTGTGATCACTTGGCCTTTCGGCAGGAGGGCGTCGACTGGCAATTGTGGATCACCCGTTCCGAGAAGCCGCTGCCGTGCAAACTGGTGATCACCACCACCGACGAGAAGAGCTTTCCGGAATACAGCGCGGTGTATCGCTGGAACCTCAAGCCTGGCCTTCAGGAGTCGATGTTCACCTTCAAACCGGCCAAGGGCGACGTGGCGATTCCGTTGAAGAAGGCCGCTGAGCAGGGAGGGGAATGA
- the treS gene encoding maltose alpha-D-glucosyltransferase has protein sequence MAKKPKAATFIKDPLWYKDAVIYQVHVKSFFDSNNDGIGDFPGLIAKLDYIADLGVNTIWLLPFYPSPRRDDGYDIAEYRGVHPDYGTMADAKRFISEAHKRGLRVITELVINHTSDQHAWFQRARKAKPGSAARDFYVWSDDDHKYDGTRIIFLDTEKSNWTWDPVAGQYFWHRFYSHQPDLNFDNPQVMKAVLSVMRYWLDMGIDGLRLDAIPYLIERDGTNNENLPETHDVLKQIRAEIDANYPDRMLLAEANQWPEDTQLYFGDTDKKGLNGDECHMAFHFPLMPRMYMALAQEDRFPITDILRQTPEIPANCQWAIFLRNHDELTLEMVTDKERDYLWNYYAADRRARINLGIRRRLAPLMERDRRRVELLNSLLLSMPGTPTMYYGDEIGMGDNIYLGDRDGVRTPMQWSIDRNGGFSRADPASLVLPPIMDPQYGYLSVNVETQAGDPHSLLNWTRRMLAVRKQSKAFGRGTLKMLSPSNRRILAYTREYTGPDGKYETILCVANVSRSAQAAELDLSAYVGMVPVEMLGGNAFPPIGQLNFLLTLAPYGFYWFGLAAENQMPSWHVEPAQSLPDFTTLVLKKRMEELLEAPSRGTLEQGILPNWLQNRRWFAGKDAAIEKVNLAYGVRFGDAQHPVLLSEIEVTSGGQTSRYQLPFGFIADDQVGPALPQQLALSRVRRGPQVGLITDAFSLENFIRAVLQGMQESTVLPSDGGEIRFEPTAELAKLGLNAESEVRYLSAEQSNSSVVIGSSLVLKLIRKVASGVHPELEMSAYLTNAGFSNISPLLGSVVRRDAQGEDNLLMIAQGYLSNQGDAWEWTQNNLERALRDELADAMSEQEQHYNALGELKDFAGMLGQRLGEMHQVLAAPTDDPDFAPQVTTQKDALASAKDVAAQLEHSLKLLKQHQSELNPADKALVTRLLDNKKAILSHVQDLGKKAVGGLRIRVHGDLHLGQVLVIKGDAYLIDFEGEPARPLSERRGKHSPYKDVSGVLRSFDYAAAMAINVHNVDNTAEAQAARQRVADRYLNEAKQAFVDAYRLAAASLAHAWQDPEGEDAALALFGLEKAAYEVAYEAENRPTWLPVPLHGLYGLLSGLKPFSDLGGE, from the coding sequence ATGGCGAAGAAACCCAAGGCAGCCACCTTTATCAAGGACCCGCTCTGGTACAAGGATGCGGTGATCTACCAGGTACACGTTAAGTCTTTTTTCGACTCCAACAATGACGGGATCGGCGACTTTCCCGGCCTTATCGCCAAGCTCGATTACATTGCCGACCTCGGCGTCAACACCATCTGGCTCTTGCCGTTCTATCCGTCGCCACGGCGCGACGATGGCTACGACATTGCCGAGTACCGTGGCGTACACCCAGACTATGGCACCATGGCCGACGCCAAGCGTTTCATCTCCGAGGCCCATAAACGTGGCCTGCGGGTGATTACCGAGTTGGTCATCAACCACACCTCGGACCAGCACGCCTGGTTCCAGCGCGCACGTAAAGCCAAACCCGGTTCGGCGGCGCGGGACTTCTACGTCTGGTCCGATGACGACCACAAATACGACGGCACCCGCATCATCTTTCTCGACACCGAGAAGTCCAACTGGACCTGGGATCCAGTCGCCGGCCAATACTTCTGGCACCGCTTCTATTCGCACCAGCCGGACCTGAACTTCGACAACCCGCAAGTCATGAAAGCGGTGCTGTCGGTGATGCGCTACTGGCTCGACATGGGCATCGACGGCCTGCGGCTGGACGCGATTCCGTACTTGATCGAGCGCGACGGCACCAACAACGAAAATCTGCCTGAGACCCACGACGTCCTCAAGCAGATCCGTGCCGAGATCGACGCCAATTACCCGGACCGCATGCTCCTGGCCGAGGCCAATCAATGGCCGGAAGACACCCAGCTGTATTTCGGTGACACCGACAAGAAAGGCCTCAACGGCGACGAATGCCACATGGCGTTCCACTTCCCGTTGATGCCGCGCATGTACATGGCGCTGGCCCAGGAGGATCGCTTCCCGATCACCGACATCCTGCGTCAGACCCCGGAGATTCCGGCCAACTGTCAGTGGGCGATCTTCCTGCGCAACCACGATGAGTTGACCCTGGAAATGGTCACCGACAAGGAGCGCGATTACCTGTGGAATTACTACGCAGCCGACCGTCGGGCGCGGATCAACCTCGGTATTCGCCGCCGCCTCGCACCGTTGATGGAGCGGGATCGTCGTCGCGTGGAACTGCTCAACAGTCTGCTGCTGTCGATGCCGGGTACGCCGACGATGTATTACGGCGATGAAATCGGCATGGGCGACAACATCTACCTCGGCGACCGTGACGGTGTGCGCACGCCCATGCAGTGGTCGATCGACCGCAACGGTGGTTTCTCCCGCGCCGACCCGGCGAGCCTGGTGCTGCCACCGATCATGGACCCGCAATACGGTTACCTGTCGGTCAACGTCGAGACCCAGGCCGGCGACCCACACTCACTGCTGAACTGGACCCGACGCATGCTCGCCGTGCGCAAGCAGTCCAAGGCCTTTGGTCGCGGCACGCTGAAAATGCTCTCGCCGAGCAATCGACGGATTCTGGCCTACACCCGTGAATACACCGGGCCGGATGGAAAATACGAAACCATCCTGTGTGTTGCCAACGTCTCGCGCAGTGCGCAAGCGGCGGAGCTCGACCTGTCGGCCTACGTCGGCATGGTGCCGGTGGAGATGCTCGGCGGTAACGCCTTCCCGCCGATCGGCCAGTTGAATTTCCTCCTGACCCTGGCGCCTTACGGCTTTTATTGGTTCGGACTCGCTGCGGAGAATCAAATGCCGAGCTGGCACGTAGAACCGGCGCAAAGCCTGCCGGACTTCACCACATTGGTGTTGAAAAAACGCATGGAAGAACTGCTCGAAGCTCCGTCTCGCGGCACGCTGGAGCAAGGCATCCTGCCGAACTGGCTGCAAAACCGTCGCTGGTTCGCCGGCAAGGACGCGGCCATCGAGAAGGTCAACCTGGCCTATGGCGTGCGCTTCGGCGACGCGCAGCATCCGGTGCTGCTGAGTGAAATCGAAGTCACCAGCGGCGGCCAGACCAGCCGTTACCAGCTGCCGTTCGGCTTCATTGCCGATGATCAGGTCGGGCCGGCACTGCCGCAGCAATTGGCGCTGTCTCGAGTGCGACGTGGCCCTCAGGTGGGGTTGATCACCGATGCGTTCAGCCTGGAAAACTTTATCCGCGCGGTGTTGCAAGGCATGCAGGAAAGCACCGTATTGCCTTCGGACGGCGGCGAGATTCGTTTCGAACCGACTGCCGAACTGGCCAAACTGGGCCTGAACGCAGAATCGGAAGTGCGCTACCTGTCCGCCGAGCAGTCCAACAGTTCGGTGGTGATCGGCAGCAGCCTGGTGCTGAAGCTGATCCGCAAGGTCGCCTCGGGCGTGCACCCGGAACTGGAAATGAGCGCCTACCTGACCAACGCCGGTTTCAGCAACATCTCGCCGCTGCTGGGCTCGGTGGTTCGCCGCGATGCCCAGGGCGAAGACAATCTGCTGATGATCGCCCAAGGCTATTTGAGCAATCAGGGCGATGCCTGGGAATGGACCCAGAACAACCTCGAACGGGCACTGCGCGACGAACTGGCCGACGCCATGTCCGAGCAAGAGCAACACTACAACGCCTTGGGTGAACTGAAAGACTTCGCCGGCATGCTCGGCCAGCGGCTGGGGGAAATGCACCAGGTGCTGGCGGCCCCGACCGATGACCCGGACTTCGCGCCGCAGGTCACCACGCAGAAAGACGCCCTGGCTTCGGCCAAGGACGTCGCGGCTCAGCTGGAACACTCGCTGAAGTTGCTCAAGCAACATCAAAGCGAACTGAACCCGGCGGACAAAGCGCTGGTCACTCGTTTACTGGACAACAAAAAAGCCATCCTCAGCCATGTCCAGGACCTGGGCAAAAAAGCCGTCGGTGGTTTGCGCATTCGTGTCCACGGCGACTTGCACTTGGGGCAGGTGCTGGTGATCAAGGGCGACGCTTACCTGATCGACTTCGAGGGTGAGCCGGCTCGGCCGTTGAGCGAGCGACGCGGCAAGCACAGCCCCTATAAAGATGTCAGCGGCGTGTTGCGCTCCTTCGATTACGCCGCGGCGATGGCCATCAACGTACACAACGTCGACAACACGGCCGAGGCCCAAGCGGCACGGCAACGGGTAGCCGACCGCTATCTGAATGAAGCAAAACAGGCATTTGTCGACGCTTATCGGCTGGCGGCAGCTAGTCTTGCTCATGCGTGGCAAGATCCGGAAGGCGAGGACGCCGCGCTGGCGTTGTTCGGGCTGGAGAAGGCGGCGTATGAGGTGGCGTATGAGGCTGAGAATCGCCCCACTTGGCTGCCGGTGCCATTGCACGGTTTGTATGGATTATTGAGTGGGCTTAAACCCTTTTCCGATCTTGGTGGAGAGTAG
- the glgB gene encoding 1,4-alpha-glucan branching protein GlgB — translation MSFSNKEQGHAKEALLPRSRDIDALVRAEHQDPFAILGPHGDDAGGQFIRAYLPDALSVQVLARDSGEELGNLEATQTPGLFVGHFDRAQPYLLRTRWAGGEQVSEDPYSFGPLLGEMDLYLFAEGNHRDLSACLGAQLKNVDGVDGVRFAVWAPNAKRVSVVGDFNNWDGRRHPMRLRHPTGVWEVFIPRLQAGETYKYEILGAHGILPLKADPMALATSLPPDTASKVAAPLNIDWQDQAWMQSRGERHLPSAPLSIYELHAGSWQCELDDLGEVARQYTWHELGERLIPYVKELGFTHIELMPIMEHPFGGSWGYQLLSQFAPSARYGSPEDFAAFVNACHQADIGVILDWVPAHFPTDTHGLAQFDGTALYEYGNPQEGFHQDWDTLIYNLGRTEVHGYMLASALHWLKHFHVDGLRVDAVASMLYRDYSRKAGEWVPNRHGGRENLEAIDFLRHLNDVVNLEAPGALVIAEESTAWPGVSQSTQQGGLGFDYKWNMGWMHDSLHYIQQDPVYRGHHHNELSFGLVYAWSERFILPISHDEVVHGKHSLIDKMPGDRWQKFANLRAYLSFMWAHPGKKLLFMGCEFGQWREWNHDQQLDWYLLQYSEHKGVQKLVGDLNRLYREEPAMHDQDDAPQGFQWLIGDDAINSVYAFLRWSKEGRPVLVVANFTPVPRQAYRIGVPFAGRWGEMINSDAAMYAGSNYGNSGGAFTEEEPSHGQALSLVLNLPPLAVLILRPEG, via the coding sequence ATGAGTTTCTCGAACAAGGAACAGGGTCACGCTAAAGAGGCGCTGCTGCCCAGATCGCGGGATATCGACGCGCTGGTTCGCGCCGAACATCAGGACCCTTTTGCAATTCTCGGCCCCCACGGCGATGACGCCGGTGGGCAATTCATTCGGGCTTATCTGCCGGACGCACTGAGCGTTCAGGTACTGGCCAGGGACTCCGGGGAAGAACTCGGCAACCTCGAAGCCACCCAGACCCCGGGCCTGTTTGTCGGTCACTTCGACAGAGCGCAGCCGTATCTGCTGCGCACCCGTTGGGCCGGCGGCGAACAGGTTTCCGAAGACCCTTACAGCTTCGGCCCGCTGCTCGGCGAGATGGACTTGTACCTGTTCGCCGAAGGCAATCACCGTGACCTCAGCGCCTGCCTCGGCGCGCAATTGAAGAACGTCGACGGTGTCGACGGCGTGCGTTTCGCCGTGTGGGCGCCAAATGCCAAACGGGTGTCGGTGGTCGGTGACTTCAACAATTGGGACGGTCGTCGGCACCCGATGCGCCTGCGCCATCCCACCGGGGTCTGGGAAGTCTTCATTCCGCGCCTGCAGGCGGGGGAAACCTACAAGTACGAAATCCTCGGCGCCCACGGCATTCTGCCGCTCAAGGCTGACCCGATGGCCCTGGCGACCTCGCTGCCGCCGGATACGGCGTCAAAAGTCGCTGCACCCTTGAACATCGATTGGCAGGACCAGGCGTGGATGCAATCCCGTGGAGAGCGGCATCTGCCGAGCGCGCCGCTGTCGATCTACGAATTGCACGCCGGCTCGTGGCAATGCGAGCTGGACGATCTGGGTGAAGTGGCACGCCAGTACACCTGGCACGAGCTGGGCGAGCGGCTGATTCCTTATGTGAAGGAACTGGGCTTCACCCACATCGAACTGATGCCGATCATGGAACACCCGTTCGGCGGTTCCTGGGGTTATCAGCTGCTGTCGCAATTCGCCCCGAGTGCCCGCTATGGTTCGCCGGAAGATTTCGCGGCTTTCGTCAACGCCTGTCACCAGGCTGATATCGGCGTGATCCTCGACTGGGTGCCGGCGCATTTCCCGACCGATACCCACGGTCTGGCGCAGTTCGATGGCACCGCGCTGTACGAATACGGCAATCCGCAGGAAGGTTTTCATCAGGATTGGGACACGCTGATCTACAACCTGGGCCGCACCGAAGTGCATGGCTACATGCTCGCTTCGGCACTGCACTGGCTCAAGCATTTCCACGTCGATGGCCTGCGGGTCGATGCCGTGGCGTCGATGCTCTATCGCGATTACTCGCGCAAGGCCGGGGAGTGGGTGCCGAACCGTCACGGTGGGCGCGAGAACCTCGAAGCCATTGACTTCCTGCGTCACCTCAACGACGTGGTCAACCTGGAAGCGCCGGGTGCCTTGGTGATAGCCGAGGAATCCACCGCATGGCCGGGTGTCAGCCAAAGCACCCAACAGGGTGGACTGGGCTTCGATTACAAATGGAACATGGGCTGGATGCACGATTCGCTGCATTACATCCAGCAGGACCCGGTGTACCGTGGCCATCACCACAACGAGCTGAGTTTTGGCCTGGTGTATGCCTGGTCCGAGCGCTTCATCCTGCCGATCTCCCACGATGAAGTGGTGCACGGCAAACATTCATTGATCGACAAGATGCCCGGTGACCGCTGGCAGAAATTTGCCAATCTGCGGGCCTATCTGAGCTTCATGTGGGCGCATCCCGGCAAGAAGCTGTTGTTCATGGGCTGCGAATTCGGTCAATGGCGTGAGTGGAATCACGATCAGCAACTGGACTGGTACCTGCTCCAATACTCGGAACACAAGGGTGTGCAGAAACTCGTCGGCGACCTCAATCGGCTGTACCGCGAAGAGCCGGCAATGCATGACCAGGACGACGCGCCGCAGGGCTTCCAGTGGTTGATCGGCGACGATGCGATCAACAGCGTTTATGCGTTCTTGCGCTGGAGCAAGGAAGGGCGGCCGGTGCTGGTGGTGGCGAACTTCACGCCGGTGCCGCGCCAGGCCTATCGCATCGGCGTACCGTTCGCCGGGCGCTGGGGCGAGATGATCAACAGCGATGCGGCGATGTATGCCGGGTCCAACTATGGCAACAGCGGCGGAGCCTTTACCGAGGAAGAGCCGAGCCATGGTCAGGCGCTTTCGCTGGTGTTGAATCTGCCGCCGCTGGCGGTGTTGATCTTGCGGCCTGAGGGTTGA
- a CDS encoding MgtC/SapB family protein, with amino-acid sequence MNAWWHEVWVTLQAEFADIGDASQLTRITVRLLMAAILGGILGFEREQKGKAAGVRTHMLVALGAALFVLVPQMSGSQADAMSRVVQGVIAGIGFLGAGTILKNQEGDEGHVKGLTTAAGLWMTAAIGVSAGLGREATAVLSTILALAIFSVMPKIVQLLDRDKDEQERP; translated from the coding sequence ATGAACGCCTGGTGGCATGAGGTTTGGGTAACGCTGCAAGCGGAGTTCGCCGACATCGGCGATGCGTCACAACTGACGCGTATCACCGTGAGATTGCTGATGGCTGCGATTCTTGGCGGCATTCTCGGCTTCGAGCGCGAGCAAAAGGGCAAGGCTGCCGGGGTTCGTACTCACATGCTAGTGGCGCTGGGCGCGGCACTGTTTGTCCTGGTGCCACAGATGTCCGGCTCCCAGGCCGATGCCATGAGCCGGGTGGTGCAAGGGGTCATCGCCGGGATCGGCTTCCTTGGCGCCGGCACCATCCTGAAAAACCAAGAAGGTGATGAAGGCCACGTCAAAGGCCTGACGACCGCCGCCGGGTTGTGGATGACGGCCGCCATCGGCGTCTCGGCCGGGTTGGGTCGAGAGGCGACGGCGGTCTTGAGTACGATACTGGCGTTGGCGATTTTCAGCGTGATGCCGAAAATCGTGCAACTGCTCGACAGGGATAAAGACGAGCAGGAGCGGCCGTAG
- a CDS encoding endonuclease/exonuclease/phosphatase family protein: protein MTSDAEQRAVESVPLDSPLAIHRLRVLTVNTHKGFTALNRRFILPELREAVRSTSADLVFLQEVVGEHDRHSSRYNDWPQTSQYEFLADSMWSDFAYGRNAVYPNGHHGNALLSKYPIREHRNLDVSITGPERRGLLHCILDVPGHAEVHAICVHLSLLESHRQLQLQLLCLLLESLPDDAPVIIAGDFNDWQLQGNAALARRDYLHEAFERHNGRPAKTYPARFPLLRLDRIYLRNASSHNPRILGNKPWTHLSDHLPLAVEVHL from the coding sequence GTGACCAGCGATGCCGAGCAGCGAGCCGTCGAATCAGTGCCCTTGGACTCGCCCCTGGCGATTCATCGCTTGAGGGTGCTGACGGTCAACACGCACAAGGGGTTTACCGCCCTCAACCGGCGTTTCATCCTTCCGGAGCTGCGCGAAGCGGTGCGCAGTACGTCGGCCGATCTGGTGTTCCTGCAGGAAGTGGTCGGTGAGCACGATCGGCACTCTTCACGTTACAACGATTGGCCGCAGACCTCGCAATACGAGTTCCTGGCCGACAGCATGTGGAGCGATTTCGCCTACGGCCGCAACGCCGTATATCCCAACGGCCATCACGGCAACGCGCTGCTGTCGAAATACCCGATTCGCGAACACCGCAACCTTGACGTCTCGATCACCGGCCCCGAACGGCGCGGGTTGCTGCACTGCATCCTCGACGTACCGGGGCACGCTGAAGTCCACGCAATCTGCGTGCATCTGAGCCTGCTGGAAAGTCATCGCCAGTTGCAGCTCCAGCTGCTCTGCCTGCTGCTCGAATCCCTGCCCGACGATGCGCCGGTGATCATCGCCGGCGACTTCAACGACTGGCAGCTACAAGGCAACGCCGCCCTCGCCCGTCGCGATTACCTGCACGAAGCGTTCGAGCGCCACAATGGCCGACCCGCAAAAACCTACCCGGCGCGCTTTCCGCTGCTGCGCCTGGACCGGATCTACCTGCGCAACGCCAGCAGCCACAACCCGCGAATCCTCGGCAACAAACCCTGGACGCACCTGTCGGATCACTTGCCGTTGGCGGTCGAAGTGCACCTCTAA
- a CDS encoding autotransporter outer membrane beta-barrel domain-containing protein → MKTSFTQEEIKVTFCTVSSSLLLCSSMEVQAGPAEEETAPWYRQDVPAMTLPTITVTAPYPGHFSAASDTRSSRLTIEDAAPSAWDQLYGQASRQAQTDVMTQSHSIPGSTEFKGPAILTLQSGSGHTQRVGLIGGMTQLQGNSNGLLTSRALAAPENDTLNLQGQSLGAYWSLTGPQGWHVDLSASGGRVNGYSRNDQGARMATEGSAVTLSVEGGFPIGVSENWVVEPQAQLINQRITLDTPYAGSSNSSSSDLTSWSGRVGARLKGSYDINGLGVEPYVRTNLWHTVYTGNTVTLDQVDKISSSRNSSTVEVGLGLVARVTPAVSFYVSADYSSDVDDNDLNGLIGSLGVRMRW, encoded by the coding sequence ATGAAAACTTCATTCACCCAAGAAGAGATCAAAGTCACTTTTTGCACTGTCTCGAGTTCACTGCTGCTGTGTTCTTCCATGGAGGTGCAAGCAGGGCCGGCAGAAGAAGAAACCGCCCCTTGGTATCGCCAGGATGTTCCGGCAATGACCTTGCCAACGATCACTGTCACCGCCCCCTACCCCGGCCACTTCAGCGCCGCCTCCGATACACGAAGTTCACGCCTGACCATCGAAGATGCCGCACCTTCGGCCTGGGATCAGCTTTACGGTCAGGCATCGCGCCAAGCACAAACCGATGTCATGACCCAGAGTCATTCAATCCCCGGCAGCACCGAATTCAAAGGCCCGGCGATCCTGACCCTGCAGAGCGGTAGTGGCCATACCCAGCGGGTCGGTCTGATCGGCGGGATGACCCAGTTACAAGGCAACAGCAACGGTCTGTTGACCAGTCGCGCACTCGCCGCCCCTGAAAACGACACCCTTAACCTGCAAGGCCAGAGCCTCGGCGCTTACTGGAGCCTGACCGGGCCACAAGGCTGGCACGTGGATTTGTCGGCCAGTGGCGGGCGGGTCAACGGCTACAGCCGTAACGACCAGGGCGCGCGGATGGCGACCGAAGGCAGCGCGGTAACGTTGTCGGTAGAAGGCGGTTTCCCGATTGGCGTGAGCGAAAACTGGGTGGTTGAACCGCAAGCGCAGTTGATCAATCAGCGCATCACCCTGGATACGCCCTATGCCGGTTCAAGCAATTCATCGTCCAGCGACCTGACGTCATGGAGCGGCCGGGTCGGTGCACGGTTGAAAGGTAGTTACGACATCAATGGCCTGGGCGTCGAACCCTATGTGCGGACCAACTTGTGGCACACCGTGTACACCGGCAATACCGTGACCCTCGATCAGGTCGACAAGATCAGCAGCAGTCGCAATTCATCGACGGTCGAAGTGGGGTTGGGGCTGGTGGCCAGAGTCACGCCTGCGGTGAGTTTTTACGTCAGCGCCGATTACAGCAGTGATGTGGATGACAACGATTTGAACGGGTTGATTGGGAGTCTTGGGGTGCGGATGCGGTGGTGA
- a CDS encoding alpha-1,4-glucan--maltose-1-phosphate maltosyltransferase yields the protein MTAEKPTELNYNPHMPLSQALLLPRIAIESIMPTLDGGQFAAKAVVGQDVVVTGKVFADGHDKLAVRIRWRADGDEAWQSEAMAELGNNGWQGQFRVEDQGRYVFCIEAWIDQYASFLYEIEKKHIAGVPISLELQEGRNQVQQAAERAEGPLSEALAALHHELSGLLEAEQVALFLHQRSADLMAQADHRAYLSLSPEFPLDVERELAQFASWYELFPRSITDDPARHGTFNDVHSRLAMIQDMGFDVLYFPPIHPIGRSYRKGPNNSLTAGPDDPGSPYAIGSEEGGHEAIHSELGTREDFRRLVAAAADHGLEIALDFAIQCSQDHPWLKQHPGWFNWRPDGTIKYAENPPKKYQDIVNVDFYASDAIPSLWVELRDIVVGWVEEGVKIFRVDNPHTKPLPFWQWLIADVRALYPEVIFLAEAFTTPAMMARLGKVGYSQSYTYFTWRNTKTELATYFTELNESPWRECYRPNFFVNTPDINPAFLHESGRAGFLIRAALATMGSGLWGMYSGFELCEAAPVPGKEEYLNSEKYEIRPRDFNAPGNIIAEIAQLNRIRRQNPALHTHLGLTVYNAWNDNILYFGKRSADGSNFILVAVSLDPHNVQEANFELPLWEMGLPDDASTQGEDLMSGHRWAWHGKYQFMRIDPAHQPFGIWRITTS from the coding sequence ATGACTGCTGAAAAACCGACTGAGTTGAACTACAACCCTCATATGCCGCTGTCGCAGGCGCTACTGCTGCCGCGCATTGCTATTGAAAGCATCATGCCGACCCTCGATGGCGGGCAGTTCGCTGCCAAGGCCGTGGTGGGCCAGGACGTGGTAGTCACCGGCAAAGTGTTCGCCGACGGCCACGACAAACTGGCCGTGCGCATCCGCTGGCGTGCCGATGGTGACGAGGCGTGGCAGAGCGAGGCCATGGCCGAGCTCGGCAATAACGGCTGGCAGGGCCAGTTCCGGGTTGAGGATCAGGGCCGGTACGTCTTTTGTATCGAAGCCTGGATTGATCAGTACGCGAGCTTTCTGTATGAGATCGAGAAGAAACACATCGCCGGCGTGCCCATCAGCCTGGAGTTGCAGGAAGGGCGCAATCAGGTACAGCAAGCGGCCGAGCGAGCAGAAGGGCCACTGAGCGAAGCACTGGCGGCGTTGCACCATGAGCTGTCCGGCCTGCTCGAAGCCGAGCAGGTCGCCCTGTTTCTGCACCAACGCAGTGCTGACCTGATGGCCCAGGCCGATCACCGCGCTTATCTGAGCCTCAGTCCTGAATTTCCGCTGGACGTCGAACGGGAACTGGCCCAGTTCGCCAGTTGGTATGAGCTGTTTCCGCGCTCGATCACCGACGATCCGGCCCGCCACGGCACGTTCAACGACGTGCACTCGCGACTGGCGATGATCCAGGACATGGGTTTCGACGTGCTGTATTTCCCGCCGATCCACCCGATCGGTCGCAGCTACCGCAAAGGCCCGAACAATTCATTGACCGCCGGCCCCGACGATCCGGGCAGCCCGTATGCCATCGGCAGCGAGGAAGGCGGGCACGAGGCGATTCACTCCGAACTCGGCACACGCGAAGACTTCCGCCGATTGGTGGCAGCCGCGGCCGATCACGGACTGGAAATTGCCCTCGATTTCGCGATCCAGTGTTCCCAGGACCACCCGTGGCTCAAGCAGCACCCGGGCTGGTTCAACTGGCGCCCGGACGGCACGATCAAATACGCCGAGAACCCGCCGAAAAAATACCAAGACATCGTCAACGTCGACTTCTATGCCAGCGATGCGATTCCGAGTCTTTGGGTCGAGTTGCGCGACATCGTGGTCGGCTGGGTCGAAGAGGGCGTGAAGATCTTTCGCGTCGACAACCCGCACACCAAGCCGCTGCCGTTCTGGCAATGGCTGATCGCCGACGTGCGGGCGTTGTACCCCGAAGTGATTTTCCTCGCGGAAGCCTTTACCACGCCAGCGATGATGGCGCGGCTGGGCAAGGTCGGTTACTCCCAGAGCTACACCTACTTCACCTGGCGTAATACCAAAACCGAACTGGCGACCTATTTCACCGAGCTTAACGAGTCGCCGTGGCGCGAATGCTACCGGCCGAATTTCTTCGTCAATACGCCGGACATCAACCCCGCATTCCTCCATGAGTCCGGACGCGCCGGTTTTCTGATCCGCGCCGCGTTGGCCACCATGGGCTCCGGATTGTGGGGCATGTATTCGGGCTTCGAACTCTGTGAAGCGGCGCCGGTGCCTGGGAAGGAGGAATACCTCAATTCCGAGAAGTACGAGATCCGTCCGCGGGACTTCAACGCGCCGGGCAACATCATTGCCGAAATCGCCCAGCTCAACCGCATCCGCCGGCAGAACCCAGCGTTGCACACGCACCTGGGCTTGACGGTCTACAACGCCTGGAATGACAACATTCTGTATTTCGGCAAGCGCAGTGCGGATGGCAGCAACTTCATTCTGGTGGCGGTCAGCCTCGATCCGCATAACGTCCAGGAAGCGAACTTCGAGTTGCCGCTGTGGGAAATGGGCTTGCCCGACGACGCCAGCACCCAGGGCGAAGACTTGATGAGCGGCCATCGCTGGGCCTGGCACGGCAAGTACCAGTTCATGCGGATCGACCCGGCGCATCAACCGTTTGGCATCTGGCGAATCACCACTTCCTGA